The genome window TAAGCCTTGACGGCATCAATGACGTAGGGCATGACATTATCGCCACGGCGGCAGCAGTCGCCTAGCTCCCGAAGGCACCGGGCCACCTCCCGATTGTCCCGACTCCTCCTTACCTCATTTAACCTCTTGATCTGCTCCTCTTCCAGCCGGTCATCGATCTTGAGAACCGGAATGGATTCCTTTTCGGCCGAGACGTATTTGTTGACTCCGATCAGGGTGCGCTCGCCCGAATCGATCTTCTTCTGGAATTCATAGGCAGCATCGGCAATCTCCCTTTGAGGAAAGCCCTTTTCGATGGCAGCCAGCATCCCGCCCATGGCATCGATCTTTTCGATGTATTCCCAAGCTTTCTCCTCCATCTCATTGGTTAGGGCCTCAACGAAATAAGAACCAGCCAAAGGATCAATGGTATTGGCCACTCCCGTCTCCTCAGCTATCAACTGCTGAGTCCGTAGAGCAATGGTCACGGCAAAGTCGGAAGGCAAGGCCCAAACTTCATCCAGGGAGTTAGTATGCAGGGATTGGGTTCCCCCCAGCACCGCTGCCAAGGCCTCGGTAGTAGTCCGAATTACATTATTGAAGGGCTGCTGGGCAGTAAGGGAACAGCCGGCAGTCTGGGTGTGAAAGCGCATCCACCAGGAACGGGGGTTTTTGGCCTTGAAGCGGTCGCGCATGATCCTGGCCCACATCCTTCGGGCGGCCCTAAATTTGGCAATCTCCTCAAAGAAATCGATATGGGAATTGAAGAAGAAGGAAAGCCTGGGAGCAAAGGCATCCACATCCAGGTGTTTTCTATTAATTACGTCCTCCACATAGGCGATCCCGTCGGCCAAGGTAAAAGCCAGCTCCTGAACGGCAGTGGATCCAGCCTCGCGGATATGGTAGCC of Clostridia bacterium contains these proteins:
- a CDS encoding methylmalonyl-CoA mutase family protein, which encodes MFTKETIDQIKQSLRAWEEALSDKKERIDKFCTVSGLEVKALYTPLDVAAMDFARDIGFPGEYPFLRGCQPNMYRGRLWTYRMFSGFGSAADTNQRWHHLLREGETGLSTAFDFPTLMGYDTDSPKARGECGKCGVAIDTLADFEVLTQGIPLDKVTTSMTINPPASVLWAMYIAAAEKQGVPMSKIGGTIQNDMLKEFIAQKTFMLPPEPSVKLISDTIEFGTRYVQRWNTISISGYHIREAGSTAVQELAFTLADGIAYVEDVINRKHLDVDAFAPRLSFFFNSHIDFFEEIAKFRAARRMWARIMRDRFKAKNPRSWWMRFHTQTAGCSLTAQQPFNNVIRTTTEALAAVLGGTQSLHTNSLDEVWALPSDFAVTIALRTQQLIAEETGVANTIDPLAGSYFVEALTNEMEEKAWEYIEKIDAMGGMLAAIEKGFPQREIADAAYEFQKKIDSGERTLIGVNKYVSAEKESIPVLKIDDRLEEEQIKRLNEVRRSRDNREVARCLRELGDCCRRGDNVMPYVIDAVKAYASLQEICDVYREVYGEYRDPGIY